The Pseudomonas sp. G2-4 genome window below encodes:
- a CDS encoding BrnA antitoxin family protein, which produces MTKKLNPEMVDTANPEWSAKDFAKAKPASDVLAGLFGKAQAKEMLKPKRGRPKSAAPKEHVNVRFDPEVLEQFRASGPGWQTRMNAALADWLKTHTPDELKA; this is translated from the coding sequence ATGACCAAGAAACTCAATCCTGAGATGGTCGATACGGCAAACCCTGAATGGTCGGCCAAGGACTTTGCCAAAGCCAAGCCAGCCAGCGACGTGTTGGCGGGGCTGTTTGGCAAGGCTCAGGCAAAGGAAATGCTCAAACCAAAGCGTGGTCGGCCAAAGTCGGCAGCCCCTAAAGAACACGTCAATGTTCGCTTTGATCCTGAGGTGCTGGAGCAATTCAGAGCCTCTGGGCCTGGCTGGCAAACGCGAATGAACGCTGCCTTAGCTGACTGGCTCAAGACACATACGCCAGATGAATTGAAGGCGTAG
- a CDS encoding metallophosphoesterase, with product MYRTKSFPPNKAGRDFVVGDIHGHFKLLTKALDKLDFNTEVDRIFSVGDLIDRGPDSIEVLNWLEKPWFHAVRGNHEHMLIECISGHGDISRHIRNGGAWLYELQPVAQRELLKVLQELPLIIEINLSNDQVIGIVHAEAPATKSNDGWPEAKDAITGRLGKPNQQQALKTALYAREKIEREDHTSIGGITRLYVGHSTVPSVMRLGNVVYIDTGCSFSDGALSLVEIKTETITSIGMSR from the coding sequence ATGTACCGGACGAAATCATTCCCACCCAACAAAGCAGGTCGTGATTTTGTGGTGGGCGACATTCACGGGCATTTCAAGCTTCTAACAAAAGCCCTGGATAAGTTGGACTTCAATACCGAAGTGGACCGCATTTTTTCTGTGGGAGACCTCATCGACCGAGGCCCCGACTCTATAGAGGTACTGAACTGGCTTGAAAAACCGTGGTTTCATGCGGTTCGCGGCAATCATGAACATATGCTTATTGAATGCATCTCGGGCCACGGCGACATATCCAGGCATATTCGAAATGGTGGGGCTTGGCTCTACGAGTTACAGCCCGTCGCCCAGCGTGAACTCTTAAAAGTTTTGCAAGAGCTTCCATTGATCATTGAAATCAACTTATCAAACGATCAAGTCATCGGAATAGTCCATGCCGAAGCCCCTGCCACCAAGAGTAACGATGGCTGGCCGGAAGCGAAAGACGCTATTACTGGAAGACTCGGAAAACCAAATCAACAACAAGCCTTGAAAACAGCACTGTATGCCAGGGAAAAAATCGAGCGAGAAGACCACACTTCCATCGGAGGAATAACTCGACTCTATGTGGGTCACTCAACAGTACCCAGTGTCATGCGCTTGGGTAACGTCGTCTACATCGACACTGGCTGCTCATTTTCCGATGGCGCATTAAGCCTCGTAGAGATCAAAACCGAAACCATCACCAGCATCGGCATGAGCCGGTGA
- a CDS encoding putative DNA modification/repair radical SAM protein, whose protein sequence is MQLIAKLGILADAAKYDASCASSGAPKRSSRGREGLGATDGMGICHSYTPDGRCVSLLKVLLTNFCLYDCQYCVNRRSSNVPRARFTPEEVVRLTLDFYRRNCISGLFLSSGIIRSADYTMEQLIRVARLLREEHQFRGYIHLKTIPDADPLLIEEAGRLADRLSVNIELSSEISLKRLAPEKQLTTIRQAMGTIHLGQQAVAGEARAPRFAPAGQSTQVIVGADATDDHAILSNAESLYQGYGLRRVYYSAFSPIPDSPASVPLAAPPLLREHRLYQADFLMRGYGYTAGELLSKTSNLDLDIDPKLAWALANRDVFPLDVNRAEPALLARIPGIGLRSVQRLVVLRRERRVRYDDLVQLRCVLEKARPFIVTSDYRPPEAQVRSGLLRARLRDPQRPVQMGLW, encoded by the coding sequence ATGCAACTGATCGCCAAGCTCGGCATTCTCGCCGACGCTGCCAAATATGATGCCTCCTGCGCCAGCAGTGGTGCTCCCAAGCGTAGCTCCCGCGGCCGCGAGGGGCTGGGCGCCACCGATGGCATGGGGATCTGCCACAGCTACACGCCGGATGGGCGCTGTGTCTCGTTGCTGAAGGTTTTGCTGACCAATTTCTGCCTGTACGACTGCCAGTACTGTGTCAACCGGCGTTCCAGCAATGTGCCAAGGGCGCGCTTCACGCCGGAGGAGGTGGTGCGGCTGACCCTGGATTTCTATCGCCGCAACTGCATCAGCGGCCTGTTCCTGAGCTCCGGCATCATTCGTTCGGCGGATTACACCATGGAGCAGTTGATACGAGTGGCGCGGTTGCTGCGGGAAGAGCACCAGTTCCGTGGCTATATCCATCTCAAGACCATTCCCGACGCCGATCCGCTATTGATCGAGGAGGCGGGGCGTCTGGCTGATCGCTTGAGTGTGAATATTGAACTGTCCTCCGAGATCAGTCTCAAGCGCCTCGCACCCGAAAAGCAGTTGACGACGATCCGCCAAGCCATGGGCACCATCCACCTGGGTCAACAAGCGGTGGCCGGGGAGGCGAGGGCGCCTCGTTTCGCTCCGGCCGGGCAGAGCACCCAGGTGATCGTGGGGGCGGATGCCACCGATGACCACGCCATCCTGAGCAACGCCGAGTCGCTCTACCAGGGGTACGGCTTGCGGCGGGTCTACTATTCGGCATTCAGTCCGATTCCCGACAGCCCTGCCAGCGTGCCCCTGGCGGCGCCTCCATTGCTGCGCGAGCACCGGCTCTACCAGGCCGACTTTCTCATGCGCGGTTACGGTTACACGGCGGGTGAGCTTTTGAGCAAAACCAGTAACCTGGACCTGGACATCGACCCCAAGCTGGCTTGGGCGCTGGCCAACCGTGATGTTTTTCCACTGGACGTCAATCGCGCCGAGCCAGCTTTGCTGGCGCGTATTCCGGGAATTGGGTTGCGTAGCGTCCAACGTCTGGTTGTCCTGCGCCGGGAGCGGCGCGTTCGCTATGACGACTTGGTGCAGTTGCGTTGCGTGCTGGAGAAGGCACGGCCGTTCATTGTCACCAGCGACTACCGGCCACCTGAAGCACAGGTGCGAAGCGGCCTGCTGCGGGCGCGCTTGCGCGATCCCCAGAGGCCGGTGCAGATGGGGTTGTGGTGA
- a CDS encoding TIGR03915 family putative DNA repair protein, producing MIALACDDDFSTWRDQARTLLGHGIDPSDVTWAQGPTADLLAEPTPLPQDPGPFRTRVPAALLALLEQAGRYQGEQRWNLLYEVLWRVAHGDRTAMLAGDRLGSELQRRIKQVQREAHHLHAFVRFIPLPQAIAESLQLDLVSFHQPAHDILESASGHFADRLGKQRWLIATSRDGIRFDGQRLDYQRHCPEQWRQWARHAEDPGAELWRTYYRHIFNPARLNPQALRQHMPGRFWRHLPEGDLIPQLVGQARQGKQRDGQALEVREKKGKRIMSP from the coding sequence ATGATCGCCTTGGCGTGTGATGACGATTTTTCTACCTGGCGCGATCAGGCACGGACGCTGCTCGGTCATGGAATAGACCCCAGCGATGTCACTTGGGCTCAAGGCCCTACAGCCGATTTGTTGGCCGAGCCAACGCCGCTACCACAAGATCCGGGACCGTTCCGCACGCGGGTGCCCGCGGCTTTGTTAGCGCTACTTGAACAGGCCGGACGCTACCAGGGTGAACAACGTTGGAACCTGCTGTACGAAGTGCTCTGGCGCGTCGCCCATGGCGACCGCACCGCGATGCTGGCTGGTGATCGCCTGGGCAGCGAATTGCAGCGCAGGATCAAGCAGGTCCAGCGTGAGGCTCATCACCTGCACGCCTTCGTGCGCTTCATCCCGTTGCCGCAGGCAATCGCCGAGTCATTACAGCTGGATCTGGTGTCCTTTCACCAGCCAGCCCATGACATCCTTGAAAGCGCGAGCGGGCATTTTGCCGATCGACTTGGCAAACAGCGCTGGCTGATCGCAACGTCTCGCGACGGCATCCGCTTCGACGGCCAGAGGTTGGACTACCAGCGCCATTGTCCGGAGCAATGGCGACAATGGGCGCGTCACGCCGAAGATCCTGGCGCCGAGCTGTGGCGGACCTATTACCGACACATTTTCAACCCGGCGCGGCTCAACCCCCAGGCGCTGCGCCAGCACATGCCCGGGCGCTTCTGGCGGCACCTGCCGGAAGGGGATCTGATTCCTCAACTGGTGGGCCAGGCGCGGCAGGGTAAGCAGCGGGATGGGCAAGCGCTGGAGGTGAGGGAGAAGAAAGGTAAGCGGATAATGAGCCCCTGA
- a CDS encoding WG repeat-containing protein: protein MNLTQPRLRLLLILSAILLGVGAASYYLFRQSTTWADESFTPEDMNEGGIEDIGTLTLPEAQKRLNYLIHDTGETLRILDVVIDSEFSLTVDKTESASKQDLQYEELFVPVTSTQVKTALAASQDLRFAQRLFADSSEVRFDTSNLDPLWKRAATPDEPAAEQYRPERLRFRDGSEKAFADIKVSSKSGPDESESFDAPITLAVNKPLASLSLTIAYRSYPAFKKVVLDKDHPRVTLEDGQSFQLTALGDASASIRLSTPKMSTFVVQGLTDSGKALYSNGNSSRSFPSDGDIAAMHAFYKALLQTKEDLDRFKTSQAVQQHVEQLANNLSTQAGPLKNTEVDYQFEAAPQRIVIHVLDPMEDNTVVIDEVHNLLAEQTRYIARERKSGLYGFIDQAGQWLIKPRWTEVQDGGVADTYTLFTLEKSSEPQRDVQEVRSQLAYFAAGSNKLINLPFEYISQTLDNDLLLVERETNGPYGIYDAKAHRFTLPMKFVNPTVTGNVFIARLGTKTYATEGHYGAYTLAGKEILPPQFSNIEQSGDYLYTHSADQSRQDVFNLEGKRINAQGYNVIGRFFGEQPLLVQDAKSKKFAFINRQGTLLPIKLPYDEVEPFSNGMAVVGRDQSYGAIDLTGRLRIPLEYNSINAFQTRYAAAIPAGSGSGLVLISQRNEQFKKLGSYTSMTVPDNGNEARYSVRDPNNSDEYLVYDADGNLVKEEE, encoded by the coding sequence ATGAACCTTACCCAGCCTCGTTTGAGATTGCTGTTGATACTGAGCGCGATCCTGTTAGGGGTGGGCGCTGCGTCCTACTACCTGTTTCGCCAGAGCACTACGTGGGCAGATGAAAGCTTCACCCCCGAGGACATGAACGAAGGAGGCATAGAGGACATCGGCACGTTGACGCTGCCTGAGGCGCAAAAGCGTCTGAATTACCTGATCCACGACACCGGCGAAACCCTAAGAATCCTGGACGTGGTCATTGACTCAGAATTTAGCCTGACCGTTGACAAGACCGAGTCGGCCAGCAAGCAAGACCTGCAATACGAGGAGCTGTTTGTTCCTGTCACCAGCACACAGGTGAAAACGGCGCTGGCAGCGAGCCAGGACCTGCGCTTTGCCCAGAGGCTGTTTGCCGACAGTTCCGAAGTGCGGTTCGATACCAGCAACCTTGACCCCCTCTGGAAGCGTGCCGCCACGCCGGATGAGCCGGCGGCCGAACAGTACCGTCCAGAACGCTTGCGTTTTCGAGACGGCAGCGAGAAAGCGTTCGCCGATATCAAGGTGTCCTCCAAATCAGGCCCTGATGAGAGCGAGTCGTTCGATGCCCCCATCACCCTGGCGGTCAACAAACCCTTGGCCAGCCTCAGCCTGACGATCGCATACCGCAGCTACCCGGCGTTCAAAAAAGTGGTCTTGGACAAAGACCATCCGCGAGTGACCCTGGAAGACGGCCAATCCTTTCAGCTCACGGCCCTGGGTGACGCCAGCGCCTCGATACGGCTGAGCACGCCCAAAATGTCGACCTTCGTAGTGCAGGGTTTGACCGACTCGGGCAAGGCGCTTTACAGCAATGGCAACAGCTCCCGCTCCTTCCCTTCGGACGGCGATATTGCGGCGATGCATGCTTTTTACAAAGCCCTGCTGCAGACCAAGGAGGATCTCGATCGGTTCAAGACCAGTCAGGCTGTGCAACAACACGTGGAGCAACTGGCGAACAATCTTTCCACCCAGGCGGGGCCGCTGAAAAACACCGAGGTCGACTACCAGTTCGAGGCCGCGCCGCAGCGTATCGTCATTCATGTGCTCGATCCGATGGAAGACAACACAGTCGTTATCGACGAGGTGCACAACCTCCTGGCGGAGCAAACGCGTTACATCGCCCGCGAGCGGAAATCCGGTCTTTACGGCTTCATCGATCAGGCCGGACAGTGGTTGATCAAACCGCGCTGGACAGAAGTGCAGGATGGCGGAGTGGCGGATACCTACACGTTGTTTACGCTGGAAAAATCCAGCGAGCCGCAACGGGACGTGCAGGAGGTGCGGAGCCAACTCGCTTACTTCGCCGCCGGCAGCAATAAACTCATAAACCTGCCGTTCGAATACATATCGCAAACATTGGACAATGACCTGCTGCTGGTAGAGCGTGAAACCAACGGCCCCTATGGGATCTACGACGCCAAGGCGCACCGCTTCACGCTGCCAATGAAGTTCGTCAATCCCACGGTCACCGGCAACGTGTTCATTGCCCGTCTCGGCACTAAAACCTATGCCACGGAAGGCCACTACGGCGCTTATACCCTGGCCGGCAAGGAGATTCTGCCACCGCAGTTCTCCAACATTGAGCAAAGCGGTGATTACCTCTACACCCACTCAGCCGACCAGAGTCGCCAGGACGTCTTCAACCTGGAAGGCAAGCGAATCAACGCCCAGGGTTACAACGTGATCGGCCGTTTTTTTGGCGAGCAACCGTTGTTGGTGCAGGACGCTAAAAGTAAGAAGTTTGCGTTTATCAACCGCCAGGGCACGCTGCTTCCCATCAAACTGCCCTATGACGAGGTGGAGCCGTTTTCCAATGGTATGGCAGTGGTCGGCCGTGACCAGAGCTATGGGGCCATCGACCTGACCGGTAGATTGCGGATTCCGCTGGAGTACAACAGCATCAACGCGTTCCAGACTCGCTACGCCGCCGCCATCCCGGCCGGAAGTGGATCTGGGCTAGTGCTGATCAGTCAACGCAACGAACAATTCAAGAAGCTCGGCTCCTACACCAGCATGACCGTCCCTGATAACGGCAACGAAGCCCGTTACAGCGTGAGGGATCCGAACAATTCTGACGAGTACCTGGTCTATGACGCCGATGGCAATCTTGTGAAGGAAGAAGAATAA